The sequence below is a genomic window from Loktanella sp. M215.
CATCTCACGAAAAACACCTTCGCCTTGAAGTTTTTTCTTCAGAACGCGCAACGCCTGGTCGACGTTGTTGTCACGAACGCTGACAAGCATATGAACTTCACCATGTTGGTATGTGTTAAATCAGGAATACGATAACTTTCGGATTCAGCAAGTCTGTAAGGCACATCATTGCAAAAAATTCTGCCCCTTGCCGACCGTGGCGGACACTGCCTGATGATCAGGAAGCATCAGTCATCACGCTGAGGCATATCGTTGAGTTGATCTGTCATTGACGTGACTGCATGCACCTCTTTGATCTGATCCGTAAATCAGGTTGCTGGACATAATATTTCGTGAGTCGCTATACTCTCATAACAATGATCAATTTTTAGATGACTGAGTGAAAAATCGATGCGCCCCAGTGAGCGAAACGCCGTGTCGATCAATGGTCAAGGCGACACGCCAGTCGTCTTCCTGCACGGCTATGGTTGCGACAGCGGAATGTGGCGCGCGATTTTACCCGCCTTTCAGGACAGCTTCAGGACGGTCGCCTACGATCTCACCGGATCGGGGCGGTCCGATGCGACCGCCTATTATCCGGCACGTTATGCCTCGCTGACGGCCCATGCTGACGACTTGATCGCCATTCTGGAGGATCTGGACCTTCGCGACGTGATTGCCATCGGACACTCCATCAGTGCGATGACGATTGGTCTGGACGCAACGCGGCGTCCCGATCTGATCGGGCGGCTGGTCATGGTCTGCCCGTCGCCCAGCTACATCGACGATGGAAATTATACGGGTGGCTTCACCAAGGCCGACCTGCTGGACCTGATTGATGTGCTGGACGCGAACTATTTGGGCTGGGCGCGCCAGATGGCACCAGCCATCATCGGTGCGGCGTCGCAGCCCGAACTGGGCCATCTGCTGACCGACAGCTTCTGCCGGACCGACCCGGACATCGCACGGCACTTTGCCAAGGTGACGTTCCTGCAGGATCACAGGGCCGAGGTAAAGGACATCGCACAGCCGACGCTGATCCTGCAGTGTCGTGACGATGTCCTTGTTCCGCCGCAGGTTGGCGACTGGATGGTGGCCCACATGCCCGATGCCAGTCTGACCGTGCTGGATGCGACGGGGCACTGCCCCCACATGAGTGCGCCAGCGCTGACGGCAGATGCCATCATGCGGTTCCTGCGCACGCCGGTTGCGGCCTGACGACCCCCGTGGACCGGCAGGCTCAAATAAAGGCTTGGCCCTGCGGTCTGATCGAAGTGGACGGCGTAGGCCGGGTCAGCGTCTTGAACGCACGGATGGCGGGTTGGCTGGGGTTGGCTGACGATACTTGTGACCTGAACCTGCATGACTTGCTGCCGCGCCCCGTGCGGATCTACTATGAAACGCATCTTCGCCCGCTCCTGTTGGTAGAAGGTGCGCTGGACGAGGTTTCTGTCGACTTCCTGCGCGGCGACGGCACGCGGTTCGGGACCTATATGAACGCATCCGCCGACATTATTGACGGCCAGGTCGAGCGGATCAGAATGGCTGTCTTTCGCCACGACGCCCGCAAGTCGTTCGAGGAGGAGCTCATCGCCCGCCGCCGGGAAAGCGACGTCTTCAAGGTGCTGGTGGCGTCTTCGCCGCAGGCCGTTATCTCGGTCGACGACGGGATGATCGTGCGGACATGGAACACCGCAGCGACCAATCTGTTCGGCTACGCCGCGGACACACTCATTGGAGAACCTGTGGGTTCAGTCCTGCTATCAACAGACACGCGCGGGACCTTCGCGACGTCCCTGGCGCGCGCCATGACCGGCGAGGTTGTGCGCGAGGAGACCGTGCGCATCCACCGCGACGGGCATCCTATTGCCGTCGAGGCGTCCATGGCCGCCGTCCATGACGAATTGGGTCAGGTATTCGGCGTCGTGATGACCTACACGAACATCAGCCAACGCAAGACAGCGGAGGCGGAGGCGCGCAACCTTTTGCTCGAGCTCAACCACCGCGCCAAGAATGTGCTGTCGATCGTGCAGGTGATCGCGCGACAGACCGGCCGATTGCACGACGGTCCCGATTTTCACGCGATGCTGTCGCAGCGCCTTGCCAGCCTGATTTCCAATCAGGAAAGCTTGGTTCACAAGGATGGTCGCAATGCCGATCTGGCGCAACTCGTGCGGGCGCAATTCTCTCATCTGGTCGACCCGTTAGCACCGACGCTGACCTTCAATGGACCAGACCTGCTGCTGAGCCGCGAAGCGTCGCAGGCTATCGGCATGGCGATCTTTGAACTTGTCACGAACGCGGTCAAATACGGTGCGCTATCGCAACCGGCCGGCCGTGTGTCGTTGCTGTGGACCGTTAGCGACGGCCTCGAATCCGACACTCGACATGGTCTGGCAGGAAGAGGGCGGACCGGTCGTCACGGCGCCCAAACGTCAGGGCTTTGGATTCCAAGTCACGGGGCCGATCCTCGAGAACGTAACAGGCGGCCAAACTACACACGCGTTCGGTGAGGACGGTTTTTGCTGGATCTATACCGCGCCAATTGATCGGCTCACCTGAACGGTTGCCTGTCAGCAGATGCTTGCGACCAAGAACCTGGAACGACCGCTATGCGGACAATACGGCCTTAAAAGAAAACTTGACCCGCACCTTTTATATCTATAATTCTTGATGTATGGATAAGAATAATGCACTCGACGCTTTTGCCGCTCTCAGTCAAGCCACCCGGCTCGATGTGTTTCGTCTTCTCATCAAAGCTGGCGAGGCCGGTATGTCGGCTGGCGACATCAGCGACACCCTCGGGGTCCGTCAAAACACGATGTCGACCAACCTCGCGATCCTCGCGCGTTCAGGCTTGATCCGGAGTGAGCGCGAGGGGCGCAGCATCCGCTACTTTGCGGACATGGACGGAATGCGCGGTCTCCTGGCTTTTTTGATGGAGGATTGCTGCGGCGGTCGCCCGGAGCTGTGCCAGCCGGTCATCAACGAACTTGCCTGCGCCTGTTAGGAGACGGACATGACCAAGGAAGTCTACAACGTCCTGTTCCTTTGCACCGGAAACTCTGCTCGGTCGATCATCGCAGAAGCCATCATGAACCGGGAGAGGATGGGCAAATTCAAGGCTTATTCAGCCGGATCGAAGCCGGGATCTGCACCACACCCCTACACGCTCGATCTGCTTCGGGGCCTGCACCACGACACCGGCTTTGCACGATCCAAAAGTTGGGATGAATTTGCCGGCTCCGATGCGCCGCAGATGGATTTCGTGTTTACCGTCTGCGACAACGCAGCGGCCGAAGAATGTCCATTCTGGCCGGGTCAGCCGATGACCGCCCATTGGGGCGTGCCTGATCCTGTAAAGGTCGAAGGTCCCGAAGCCGTCAAGCGGCTCGCCTTCGCGGAAACCTACCGGATGCTCCGCAGCCGCATTTCCATCTTCGTCAGCCTGCCGCTCGGCTCGCTTGATCGGATGGCTCTGCAACGCAACCTCGATGACATTGGCAAGTCTGCCGCCAAAGCCGACTGACCCCCACTCTTCTGAAAGCCTGACATGACCGATACATCGCTTCCCGCTGCGGCGGGACTGGGACCTTTTGAACGCTGGCTGTCCGTCTGGGTGGCGCTGGCGATTGGCGCAGGGCTATTGCTCGGCAATCTGTTTCCGGGCGCGTTTGCAGCACTCGCCTCTCTGGAAATTGCGTCAGTCAACTTGCCCGTAGCGGTGCTGATCTGGGCCATGGTCTATCCCATGATGGTGGGTGTGGATTTCGGTGTGCTGCGCCAGGTGGGCGACAAGCCCAAGGGGCTGGTCGTCACGCTGGTGGTCAACTGGCTGATCAAGCCCTTCACGATGGCAGCACTCGGTGTGCTGTTTTTCAACTACGTTTTTGCGGGCCTGATCCCGCCGGATGACGCGCAAGCCTATCTGGCGGGCGTGATCCTGCTGGGGGCGGCACCCTGCACTGCGATGGTGTTCGTCTGGTCGAACCTGACGCGCGGCGACGCCACCTACACTCTCGTGCAGGTCAGTGTGAATGATGTCGTCATGGTCTTTGCCTTTGCGCCCATCGTGGCCTTCCTGCTGGGGGCGACGGACATCGTCGTGCCTTGGGACACCCTGCTGTTGTCGGTCGGCCTCTATGTCATGTTGCCGCTCTTGGTCGGATACCTGACGCGACAGCGCCTGATCGCCAGAGGTGGCGAAGCCGCTGTCAATACCTTTAAGTCTCGCGTTCAGCCGTTCTCGATTATCGGCTTGTTGGTAACTGTCATGCTGCTCTTCGCCTTTCAGGGGGAGGTGATCCTTGAGCGCCCGCTGGTGATCGCTCTGATTGCCGTGCCGTTGTTGATCCAGTCCTACGGCATCTTCTTTCTGGCCTACGGGGCCGCGCGGGCTTGGGGCATCCCGTTCAACGTCGCGGCCCCCTGCGCTCTCATCGGCACGTCCAACTTCTTTGAACTGGCCGTCGCCGTCGCGATCAGCCTGTTCGGTTTGGGGTCGGGCGCAGCGCTGGCAACGGTCGTTGGCGTGCTGGTGGAAGTGTCGGTCATGCTTTCACTTGTCGCATTCGCGAACAGAACACAGCACTGGTTTCCCTCTGAAGGAGGTTCAGCATGACCGTCGTCATCCACCACAATCCCGACTGCGGCACGTCCCGCAACGTACTGGCGATCATCGCGGCGGCGGGCGAGACTCCGGTGGTCATCTCCTATCTCGACACCGGCTGGACCCGTCCGCAGCTTCTGGCACTGTTTGCTGCCGCCGATCTAACGCCGCGTACTGCACTGCGGACGACGAAATCGCCAGCTGAGGCGCTGGGGCTGCTCGATCCTTCCGTGGACGACGACGCAGTTCTTGCCGTGATGCTGGAGCACCCCGTTCTGGTCAACCGTCCCATCGTCTACTCACCAAAAGGCGTCCGGCTCTGCCGCCCAAGCGAAGCGGTGCTGGATCTTCTCGACCGCCTGCCCCCCGGACCAATGGCAAAAGAAGACGGCTCGCTGCTGATCGATGCGGAAGGAAACCGCGTTGGCTGATACCCCGAACATTGAAGACGGGCATTTCGAGGCGATCGACATGGATCGCCTGCTTGCGCCTGTGCGGGCAACGCACGCCCCACGTATTTTGCTGCTCTACGGCTCGCTCCGGGACCGGTCATTCAGTCGGTTGATAACCGAGGAAGCGGCTCGCATCTTGACGCGCTTGGGGGCCGAGACGCGAACCTATTGCCCATCTGGCCTGCCGATGCCGGACGATGCAGAGGCCACTCATCCAAAAATGCAGGAACTGCGTGATCTGGTGACGTGGTCCGAAGGGATGGTCTGGTGTTCACCAGAACGGCATGGGGCCATGACCGGCATCATGAAAACCCAGATCGACTGGATTCCGCTGTCCCTTGGCGGCGTGCTACCGACGCAGGGCAAAACGCTGGCCGTCATGCAGGTCAGCGGCGGTTTGCAAAGCTTCAATGCCGTGAACCAGCTCCGCATCCTTGGGCGCTGGATGCGCCTGCTGACGATTCCGAACCAGTCCTCCACGCCGAAGGCTTTTCTGGAATTCGACGATGCCGTCCGAATGAAACCGTCGCCATTCTACGATCGGGTCGTTGATGTCATGGAAGAGCTGATGAAGTTCACAATTCCGACCAGAGACAACAAGGACTACTTATGAATCGCTACAGCGAGCGGAAGGAAAGCGCCGCCGCGTTGTCGGAGCGCGTCAATCAGAAGGCGATCTGATCGACTTTTCCAAACCAATGGCTCCAAGGTGAGCTTTAGCCGCAGTGCAGCAATTGTCAGTTTAGGCGCGTTCACGCCGTTCGCTGCGCAATGCAGCAATGTCCGGTCTGCGGAAAAGTTAACATGTCAAAAACCCTCTTTTTGGGAGCGGGTTATCGTCGCCCCTACGCCTGTTTTTTGGGTCGCCCACCCTTGGCACCATTGGCGCGGGCGGCAGTTGCTTTGGCGGGCGACTTTGATCGCCCCGCTTGCCGTGCCATTGCCTTGCTCATCCACTCTCTGGTCCCGAACACACCGGCCACCAACGCAGGTACGTAGAGGTCCACGTCCAGCTTGGGCCAGTGCAGGTTGAAGCCCATGCCATCAACCTTGATCGTGTCGAGATCCTCTGGGCTGGCATCGCTCAGATCCTGCACGAGATGTGATGGAAACACATAGGTGCAGCCGTTCATCAGATCGACGGTGACGCGACCTGTTTTTCGGTTGTAGCGTGCCGCAGCGGCGCGAGGTTCAGTTTCCAGCGCGATGCGCCCGCGGGCTTCTGCCGTTTCAAATTGTGCATCAGTTAGATTG
It includes:
- a CDS encoding alpha/beta fold hydrolase; translation: MRPSERNAVSINGQGDTPVVFLHGYGCDSGMWRAILPAFQDSFRTVAYDLTGSGRSDATAYYPARYASLTAHADDLIAILEDLDLRDVIAIGHSISAMTIGLDATRRPDLIGRLVMVCPSPSYIDDGNYTGGFTKADLLDLIDVLDANYLGWARQMAPAIIGAASQPELGHLLTDSFCRTDPDIARHFAKVTFLQDHRAEVKDIAQPTLILQCRDDVLVPPQVGDWMVAHMPDASLTVLDATGHCPHMSAPALTADAIMRFLRTPVAA
- a CDS encoding sensor histidine kinase is translated as MNARMAGWLGLADDTCDLNLHDLLPRPVRIYYETHLRPLLLVEGALDEVSVDFLRGDGTRFGTYMNASADIIDGQVERIRMAVFRHDARKSFEEELIARRRESDVFKVLVASSPQAVISVDDGMIVRTWNTAATNLFGYAADTLIGEPVGSVLLSTDTRGTFATSLARAMTGEVVREETVRIHRDGHPIAVEASMAAVHDELGQVFGVVMTYTNISQRKTAEAEARNLLLELNHRAKNVLSIVQVIARQTGRLHDGPDFHAMLSQRLASLISNQESLVHKDGRNADLAQLVRAQFSHLVDPLAPTLTFNGPDLLLSREASQAIGMAIFELVTNAVKYGALSQPAGRVSLLWTVSDGLESDTRHGLAGRGRTGRHGAQTSGLWIPSHGADPRERNRRPNYTRVR
- a CDS encoding ArsR/SmtB family transcription factor; the protein is MDKNNALDAFAALSQATRLDVFRLLIKAGEAGMSAGDISDTLGVRQNTMSTNLAILARSGLIRSEREGRSIRYFADMDGMRGLLAFLMEDCCGGRPELCQPVINELACAC
- a CDS encoding arsenate reductase ArsC, with translation MTKEVYNVLFLCTGNSARSIIAEAIMNRERMGKFKAYSAGSKPGSAPHPYTLDLLRGLHHDTGFARSKSWDEFAGSDAPQMDFVFTVCDNAAAEECPFWPGQPMTAHWGVPDPVKVEGPEAVKRLAFAETYRMLRSRISIFVSLPLGSLDRMALQRNLDDIGKSAAKAD
- the arsB gene encoding ACR3 family arsenite efflux transporter, with amino-acid sequence MTDTSLPAAAGLGPFERWLSVWVALAIGAGLLLGNLFPGAFAALASLEIASVNLPVAVLIWAMVYPMMVGVDFGVLRQVGDKPKGLVVTLVVNWLIKPFTMAALGVLFFNYVFAGLIPPDDAQAYLAGVILLGAAPCTAMVFVWSNLTRGDATYTLVQVSVNDVVMVFAFAPIVAFLLGATDIVVPWDTLLLSVGLYVMLPLLVGYLTRQRLIARGGEAAVNTFKSRVQPFSIIGLLVTVMLLFAFQGEVILERPLVIALIAVPLLIQSYGIFFLAYGAARAWGIPFNVAAPCALIGTSNFFELAVAVAISLFGLGSGAALATVVGVLVEVSVMLSLVAFANRTQHWFPSEGGSA
- a CDS encoding arsenate reductase family protein → MTVVIHHNPDCGTSRNVLAIIAAAGETPVVISYLDTGWTRPQLLALFAAADLTPRTALRTTKSPAEALGLLDPSVDDDAVLAVMLEHPVLVNRPIVYSPKGVRLCRPSEAVLDLLDRLPPGPMAKEDGSLLIDAEGNRVG
- a CDS encoding DUF2442 domain-containing protein; translated protein: MDNLTDAQFETAEARGRIALETEPRAAAARYNRKTGRVTVDLMNGCTYVFPSHLVQDLSDASPEDLDTIKVDGMGFNLHWPKLDVDLYVPALVAGVFGTREWMSKAMARQAGRSKSPAKATAARANGAKGGRPKKQA